Proteins encoded within one genomic window of Gloeobacter kilaueensis JS1:
- a CDS encoding glycosyltransferase translates to MKVCIVTPFCLSNSHGTGVQLLRLFADDDYSHLYWSSASGFSECDNSLLLEEQFNWWKFSRGKGRLEQLMGLMGLSSVWRHNELISDSYRNLLAEQYRPDLAYVVVIDETSAQKAVSLLEVLGCPYIVHIMDLMHPGGLQPQMSGFRRLFAGASGVFALSENIRQEVLKFPAPACRVFPIVRSIGRAVQLPPGPDAPLRIVMVGSLYYQAGLQCLAQAWDSLIERYPRLELVYAGPQSQIHNYLPARLKKILDYRGYLRNEEVEAILLDCHLAYLPGPCLPTHKDKYSKYSIPSRLTDYLMAGLPIVAYLASGSATEQFLTPLMPLAVRRTMTPGALAQAVQEFVERPERWQAASRAAHTFACEQCSVEGVRETLMNELQRAAGIADSRKRVSAHTPTPDL, encoded by the coding sequence ATGAAAGTCTGCATCGTTACGCCGTTTTGCCTTTCTAACAGCCACGGAACCGGCGTTCAATTGCTCAGACTCTTCGCTGACGACGACTACTCTCATCTCTACTGGTCCTCCGCCTCCGGTTTCAGCGAGTGCGACAATTCGCTTCTGCTCGAAGAACAGTTCAACTGGTGGAAATTTTCGCGCGGCAAAGGCCGACTCGAACAACTGATGGGCCTGATGGGCCTCAGTTCTGTCTGGCGGCACAACGAGTTGATTAGCGATTCGTACCGAAATTTACTTGCCGAGCAGTACCGCCCCGACCTCGCCTACGTCGTCGTCATCGACGAGACGAGCGCCCAGAAGGCAGTTTCGCTGCTGGAGGTACTCGGGTGTCCCTACATCGTCCACATCATGGATCTGATGCATCCGGGCGGCCTGCAGCCGCAGATGAGCGGCTTTCGCCGGTTGTTCGCCGGGGCGAGCGGCGTGTTTGCTTTGAGCGAGAATATCCGCCAGGAAGTGCTCAAATTTCCGGCACCGGCCTGCCGCGTCTTTCCGATCGTCCGCAGCATCGGCAGGGCGGTCCAACTTCCGCCAGGGCCTGACGCGCCCCTGCGCATCGTCATGGTCGGATCCCTGTACTACCAGGCGGGGCTACAGTGCCTGGCGCAGGCGTGGGACAGCCTGATCGAGCGCTATCCGCGCCTTGAGCTGGTCTATGCCGGTCCCCAGTCGCAGATTCACAACTATCTACCGGCCAGACTCAAAAAGATCCTCGATTATCGGGGTTATCTGCGCAACGAAGAGGTCGAGGCCATTTTGCTCGATTGCCACCTGGCGTACCTGCCCGGCCCCTGCCTGCCCACCCATAAAGACAAATACAGCAAATATTCGATTCCTTCCCGCCTCACCGACTACCTGATGGCCGGTCTGCCGATCGTCGCCTACCTCGCCTCCGGATCGGCCACCGAGCAATTTTTGACGCCGCTGATGCCCCTGGCGGTGCGTCGGACGATGACTCCTGGGGCGCTCGCCCAGGCGGTGCAGGAGTTTGTCGAGCGCCCCGAGCGCTGGCAGGCGGCGAGCCGGGCCGCCCACACCTTTGCCTGTGAGCAGTGCTCGGTGGAGGGCGTGCGCGAGACGCTGATGAACGAACTGCAGCGGGCAGCGGGGATCGCCGATAGTAGAAAGCGGGTTTCTGCCCATACCCCGACTCCCGATCTTTGA
- a CDS encoding DNA-directed RNA polymerase subunit omega produces MTQPAVETADLMRRVEQLVDAAANRYRITVQVANRAKRRRYEDLSDDDGNFKPVLRAIFEMSDELNEPEIIGD; encoded by the coding sequence ATGACCCAACCGGCTGTTGAAACTGCGGACTTGATGCGCCGCGTCGAGCAACTGGTCGATGCCGCCGCCAACCGCTACCGGATCACCGTTCAGGTGGCCAACCGCGCCAAGCGCCGCCGCTACGAAGATCTAAGCGACGACGACGGCAACTTCAAGCCGGTGCTCCGGGCCATCTTCGAGATGTCCGACGAACTCAACGAGCCTGAAATCATCGGCGACTGA
- a CDS encoding FkbM family methyltransferase gives MQTPDPLSIFVELKGETAEARARVQELLGSQMVLPEDPLPEQLRALITRDLRVLEGASVVITGNEVNERHGTGVLVRRIFAGCPNILSVRSRDDYDGAHDFGAVSVLVNHRDSRRYQIFFNLIQALRGSTISRIVCIPYYASDVLTAIALKDLFGVPLCTYIMDDHNLYSDGIPDGLMEEMLHKSALRLAISAPMRDAYERKYGLKFWLLPPIVQDELICSRPLPPTEAVLRSKRGILIGNVWGEKWLERLRRTVKNSGLTLDWYASLPPWRALSAADLERDGLRLQGFLPEPVLAERLQNYPFAVLPSGTLDASDDKQAIARLSLPTRVLFLMAAAGLPILVLGSARTAAASFIERFGIGVVTDYDGASFRRAAEQLSDPATQQQIRARAAAAAPAFAAGGVGEWLWRSLEMGEPCDGRFEELMPRQAADLVPYIEPPIPAVHSDYRADYRTLRRLGRYFTPDFVVDVGASSGVWSHVAALVFPKARFVLVEPLHDAHAQADNFAHRRQHPEFEWVQAAVSNQTGTVTLQASGDLYGSSLLPIADARSYQPIKAEAITLDALARQKNLTGRGLLKIDVQCAEHLVLEGAGKMLQQVGALLIELSLEPAAPGAKSLSQMVQLIEQLGFTYYDDVGHWRSPVDGALQQKDILFVRKSFLTPTTATN, from the coding sequence ATGCAAACCCCCGACCCCCTCAGCATCTTCGTCGAACTCAAAGGCGAGACTGCCGAGGCGCGCGCCCGCGTCCAGGAGTTGCTCGGCAGCCAGATGGTACTCCCCGAAGATCCGCTTCCTGAGCAGTTGCGCGCCCTGATCACCCGCGATCTGCGCGTGCTCGAAGGAGCAAGTGTCGTGATCACGGGCAACGAGGTCAACGAGCGCCACGGCACCGGTGTGCTGGTGCGCCGCATCTTCGCAGGCTGCCCGAATATTCTCTCGGTGCGCTCGCGCGACGACTACGATGGTGCCCACGACTTCGGGGCGGTGAGCGTGCTGGTCAACCACCGCGACAGCCGGCGCTATCAGATTTTCTTCAATCTCATCCAGGCGCTGCGCGGCAGCACAATCTCGCGCATCGTCTGCATCCCGTACTACGCAAGCGACGTGCTGACGGCAATTGCCCTTAAAGATCTCTTTGGGGTGCCCCTCTGCACCTACATCATGGACGATCACAACCTCTACTCCGACGGCATCCCGGATGGGCTGATGGAGGAGATGCTGCACAAGTCGGCTCTGCGCCTTGCGATCTCAGCTCCGATGCGCGACGCTTACGAGCGCAAGTACGGCCTCAAGTTCTGGCTGTTGCCGCCCATCGTCCAGGATGAACTGATTTGCTCCCGGCCACTGCCTCCCACCGAAGCGGTGCTGCGCTCGAAGCGGGGCATTTTAATCGGCAACGTCTGGGGCGAGAAGTGGCTTGAAAGGCTGCGCCGCACGGTCAAAAATTCGGGACTGACGCTGGACTGGTACGCCAGCCTGCCCCCGTGGCGCGCTCTGAGCGCAGCGGATCTGGAGCGCGATGGGCTGAGGCTGCAGGGGTTTTTGCCGGAGCCGGTGCTGGCGGAGCGGCTGCAAAATTATCCTTTTGCCGTATTGCCCTCCGGTACCCTCGATGCGAGCGACGACAAGCAGGCAATTGCCCGGCTGAGCCTGCCGACGCGGGTGCTTTTTTTGATGGCCGCCGCCGGCTTGCCAATCCTGGTCCTGGGCAGCGCCAGAACGGCAGCAGCCAGTTTTATCGAGCGCTTTGGCATCGGGGTCGTCACCGACTACGATGGGGCGAGCTTCCGGCGGGCCGCCGAGCAGTTGAGCGATCCGGCGACCCAGCAGCAGATACGCGCCAGGGCCGCCGCCGCCGCCCCGGCTTTTGCTGCCGGGGGGGTGGGCGAGTGGCTGTGGCGCTCGCTGGAGATGGGCGAACCCTGCGATGGGCGCTTCGAGGAGCTGATGCCCCGGCAGGCGGCGGATCTGGTGCCCTACATCGAGCCGCCGATCCCGGCTGTCCACAGCGACTATCGGGCGGACTATCGGACCCTCAGGCGACTGGGCCGCTACTTTACCCCCGATTTTGTCGTCGATGTCGGCGCTTCTTCCGGTGTCTGGTCCCACGTCGCTGCGCTAGTTTTTCCAAAGGCGCGCTTTGTTCTGGTCGAACCGCTGCACGACGCCCACGCTCAGGCGGACAACTTTGCCCACCGCCGCCAGCATCCAGAATTCGAGTGGGTACAGGCTGCCGTCTCCAACCAGACCGGCACCGTCACCCTCCAGGCATCCGGCGACCTGTACGGCAGCTCGCTGCTGCCGATTGCCGACGCTCGCTCGTACCAGCCCATCAAAGCCGAGGCGATCACCCTCGACGCTCTGGCCCGCCAGAAAAATCTCACCGGTCGGGGTCTGCTCAAGATCGACGTGCAGTGCGCCGAGCACCTGGTGCTCGAAGGAGCCGGCAAGATGCTCCAGCAGGTGGGGGCTCTACTTATCGAACTGTCCCTTGAACCGGCTGCTCCCGGCGCAAAATCTTTAAGCCAGATGGTGCAGCTCATCGAGCAGTTGGGGTTTACCTACTACGACGATGTGGGCCACTGGCGCTCTCCCGTCGATGGTGCGCTGCAGCAAAAGGATATTCTTTTTGTCAGAAAGTCGTTTTTAACCCCGACGACGGCGACGAACTGA
- the gmk gene encoding guanylate kinase yields the protein MHPATSSPPLKPPAAGRLVVLSGPSGVGKGTILALVRRRHPELYLSVSATTRAPRTGEVDGRDYYFLTQAAFEQLIAENALLEWACYVGNYYGTPAAPVLAALAAGRSVVLEIEVQGALQVKNNYPAAMLVFVLPPSLAVLAARLRARGTDAPELIERRLERAAEELALVGHFDYRVLNDDLERAVEQVERLLFEEPLHDPTGC from the coding sequence GTGCATCCGGCGACATCTTCTCCTCCCTTAAAACCACCAGCCGCTGGCCGGCTGGTGGTCCTCAGCGGCCCGAGCGGCGTCGGCAAGGGCACGATTCTGGCTCTAGTGCGCCGGCGGCATCCAGAACTCTACCTGTCCGTATCGGCCACCACCCGTGCTCCCCGCACCGGCGAGGTGGATGGCCGGGACTATTACTTTTTAACCCAGGCGGCCTTTGAGCAGCTCATCGCAGAGAACGCCCTGCTGGAGTGGGCCTGCTACGTCGGCAACTACTACGGTACACCGGCGGCTCCGGTGCTCGCAGCGCTGGCGGCTGGCCGGTCGGTGGTGCTCGAAATCGAAGTGCAGGGGGCGCTGCAGGTCAAAAACAACTACCCGGCGGCTATGCTGGTATTCGTTCTGCCGCCCTCGCTCGCGGTGCTCGCAGCGCGGCTACGCGCTCGCGGCACCGATGCGCCGGAGCTTATCGAGCGCCGTCTCGAACGGGCCGCCGAGGAGCTGGCCCTTGTTGGGCACTTCGACTACCGTGTGCTCAACGACGACCTCGAGCGCGCCGTCGAGCAGGTAGAACGTCTGTTGTTTGAGGAACCGCTCCATGACCCAACCGGCTGTTGA
- a CDS encoding ATP-binding protein, with protein MPQDDGTGGQWWLPTNQPPAPGSASTYRLSSVQVGKKLLASIVRDSRKYGKTLSGFELLDGQDLYTLGLAEQAGFYRARPEDKQQLQGLASVTVERTGSYWLMGGFLLNSDPRIVDKASFLSGGRIMSIYTRSGQRISTTLSNDNGVRSLGGRLSDEVYDQTVLHSGTFYGRVKQGDRDYLFSANPIYDHNLGLLPHPRPTGALEVGMTYARFERLIDDNKAGIVRVSLFGLLALVGIGGLTIALVLLLEGRMVSLQRSKDLTLENAGNGIIGFDSRGICTFVNSAALEMLERDRQELIAHNCLSSVLSLLASGDAKAQSDLKYAIQLREASHLKEAWLTRRDGTQLPVAAKLSSSQDKRVATIISLSDLSEQKRAEKESHHAAVLAERNRIAADIHDNLGNLFAGLHYQCEALCKSLDQPQLDPKALKQIAALARQTAADGVRTMQQSLWTLSTSLNYEDLPRCIEGCLERLCTNSRIQSSFVQNGELPHLNDQIKKQLALIAYEAITNAVKHSGGTKITVKLSFEPQQIVLQVMDNGKGLELSGSREGKSGNGLGLASIAERARSIGGRLIMDTVPFQGTSISVCLPMGFVEDFDDE; from the coding sequence ATGCCACAGGACGATGGCACGGGCGGCCAATGGTGGTTGCCCACCAATCAGCCGCCGGCACCGGGCAGTGCTTCTACCTACCGGTTGTCCAGCGTCCAGGTGGGTAAAAAATTGCTTGCCTCGATCGTTCGTGACAGCAGAAAGTACGGCAAGACCCTCTCCGGTTTCGAGTTACTCGATGGGCAAGACTTGTACACTCTCGGCCTGGCCGAGCAGGCAGGTTTTTATCGTGCCCGTCCAGAAGACAAGCAGCAGTTGCAGGGGCTGGCATCTGTCACCGTCGAGCGGACAGGTTCCTACTGGCTGATGGGCGGCTTTTTGCTGAACTCAGATCCGAGGATCGTCGATAAAGCTTCTTTTCTCTCCGGCGGCAGGATTATGTCGATTTATACCAGGAGCGGCCAGAGAATAAGCACGACTCTTAGTAACGACAATGGTGTGCGCTCCCTGGGTGGCCGACTGAGTGATGAGGTGTACGACCAGACTGTCTTGCATTCCGGCACATTTTATGGGCGGGTGAAGCAGGGGGATCGCGATTATCTATTCAGTGCCAATCCTATTTATGATCACAATCTCGGGCTGCTTCCCCATCCACGGCCCACTGGCGCGCTCGAAGTCGGTATGACCTATGCCAGATTCGAGCGGCTCATCGATGACAATAAAGCCGGCATTGTGCGAGTGAGCCTGTTTGGCTTGCTCGCCCTGGTGGGAATTGGCGGTCTTACTATCGCGCTGGTGCTCTTACTTGAGGGCCGCATGGTCAGCCTCCAGCGCTCAAAGGATCTGACACTTGAAAATGCTGGTAACGGCATCATCGGCTTTGATAGCCGTGGTATCTGTACTTTCGTCAATTCTGCCGCCCTTGAGATGCTCGAGCGCGACCGGCAGGAACTGATCGCTCACAACTGCCTCTCCTCGGTGCTGTCGCTGCTTGCTTCCGGCGATGCCAAGGCCCAATCGGATCTGAAATATGCGATCCAGTTGCGCGAAGCGTCTCATCTAAAAGAAGCCTGGCTGACGCGCCGCGATGGTACCCAGCTACCCGTGGCAGCAAAACTCTCGTCGAGTCAGGACAAGCGGGTGGCGACGATCATCAGCCTGAGCGATCTCAGCGAGCAGAAGCGAGCCGAAAAAGAAAGCCACCATGCAGCGGTGCTGGCCGAAAGAAATCGGATCGCCGCCGATATTCACGACAACCTCGGCAATCTCTTTGCCGGGCTGCATTATCAGTGTGAAGCGCTGTGCAAGAGCCTCGATCAGCCCCAGCTCGATCCAAAAGCCCTCAAACAGATCGCAGCGCTCGCCCGCCAGACGGCAGCTGACGGGGTGCGCACGATGCAGCAGTCGCTGTGGACGCTATCGACCAGCCTCAACTACGAAGATCTGCCCCGGTGCATCGAAGGTTGCCTTGAGCGGCTGTGTACCAATTCGCGCATTCAATCGAGTTTTGTCCAGAATGGCGAGCTGCCCCATCTAAACGATCAGATCAAAAAGCAACTGGCGCTCATCGCCTACGAGGCGATCACCAACGCGGTCAAGCACTCGGGCGGCACCAAGATCACCGTCAAACTCAGCTTCGAGCCGCAACAGATCGTCTTGCAGGTGATGGACAACGGCAAAGGACTCGAACTGAGCGGCAGCCGCGAGGGCAAATCCGGCAACGGCCTGGGTCTTGCCAGTATCGCCGAGCGGGCGCGCTCGATCGGTGGCAGGCTGATTATGGACACGGTTCCTTTTCAGGGCACTTCGATCAGCGTCTGTCTGCCGATGGGATTTGTCGAAGACTTTGACGACGAGTGA
- a CDS encoding Rqc2 family fibronectin-binding protein, with the protein MQAVDFTTLSAAVVELKDNWLPARIEQIRQDDYQTIRLLLKTLGGQRWLLASCHPQAARLHFVNSGGEAARSRTTRFAFASTLHQHLVGQVLVRCEQPAWERVVQLGFARRPEEPPQVQLYVEVMGKYSNIVLCDQQGQILAVAHSVSTSQSRVRPVQLGEIYRPPPPLTGPAPSRSESFLQWRSRLEIVPKPVGPLLVQTYRSVSQVLASQLLTQAKLGTQIRTDELSEADWQAIWQLWQQWLTCLEENRYQPGWSGSGYTVLGWNLSEAVPSLHLLLEHYYTEQLQAGLLNAKRSRLKQALKVALARAVKREHKQEQMIVQAGEVERYKQVADLLMAHLNQTVPGARHIQLADFETGCPVRIDLDPTKDLVGNAQAYYRRHRKAKRTRQSVEPLLAQTREEIAYLEQVAATVELLSEHSDLGALLEVETELVQQEYLDAKEKPAATAGPVPFEQFALANGSVVLVGRNNRQNEQLTFEVAAPTDLWFHAQEIPGSHVVLKVPAGERAEAEAVQLAANLAAYYSRARHSAHVPVIYTERRHVRKLRGARPGLVTFRDEKVIWAAPDQLPPQAPEPEVDALRHPPSQKNY; encoded by the coding sequence ATGCAGGCGGTAGATTTTACGACGTTGAGCGCAGCGGTTGTCGAACTGAAAGACAACTGGCTGCCGGCGCGCATCGAGCAGATTCGCCAGGACGATTACCAGACAATCCGGTTGTTACTCAAGACTCTGGGCGGCCAGCGCTGGCTTTTAGCAAGCTGCCATCCCCAGGCGGCCCGGCTGCACTTTGTCAATTCCGGCGGCGAAGCGGCCCGCTCGCGTACAACCCGCTTTGCCTTTGCCTCTACTCTGCACCAGCATCTGGTGGGACAGGTGCTGGTCAGGTGCGAGCAACCCGCCTGGGAACGGGTGGTGCAGTTGGGGTTTGCCCGCCGCCCGGAGGAGCCGCCGCAGGTGCAGCTTTATGTCGAGGTGATGGGCAAGTACAGCAATATCGTCCTGTGCGACCAGCAGGGCCAGATCCTCGCTGTCGCCCATTCGGTTTCTACTAGCCAGTCGCGGGTGCGGCCTGTGCAACTGGGTGAGATTTACAGGCCACCGCCGCCCCTCACCGGCCCTGCCCCGAGCCGCTCTGAGAGCTTTTTGCAGTGGCGCTCGCGGCTGGAAATTGTGCCGAAGCCGGTGGGGCCATTGTTGGTGCAGACCTACCGCAGCGTCAGCCAGGTGCTCGCCTCCCAGCTATTAACCCAGGCGAAGCTGGGCACGCAGATTCGGACCGACGAGCTGAGCGAAGCGGACTGGCAGGCGATCTGGCAACTGTGGCAGCAGTGGCTCACCTGCCTTGAAGAGAACCGCTACCAGCCTGGCTGGAGCGGCAGCGGCTACACCGTGCTCGGCTGGAATCTCAGCGAAGCGGTCCCTTCTCTGCATCTGCTGCTGGAGCACTACTACACCGAGCAGCTGCAGGCCGGCTTGCTGAATGCGAAGCGCTCAAGGCTCAAGCAGGCGCTCAAGGTGGCCCTGGCACGGGCCGTGAAGCGAGAGCACAAACAGGAGCAGATGATTGTCCAGGCGGGGGAGGTCGAGCGCTACAAACAGGTGGCGGACCTGTTGATGGCCCACCTCAACCAGACTGTGCCCGGTGCCAGGCACATCCAGCTAGCGGACTTCGAGACGGGCTGTCCGGTGCGGATCGACCTCGACCCGACAAAAGATCTGGTGGGCAACGCCCAGGCTTACTACCGCCGCCACCGCAAGGCGAAGCGGACCCGCCAGAGCGTCGAACCACTACTGGCCCAGACCCGCGAGGAGATCGCTTACCTTGAGCAGGTAGCAGCTACCGTCGAGCTGTTGAGCGAACACAGCGATCTCGGTGCGCTGCTGGAAGTCGAGACCGAACTGGTACAGCAGGAATATCTCGACGCCAAAGAAAAGCCCGCCGCTACCGCAGGTCCAGTACCCTTCGAGCAGTTCGCCCTCGCCAATGGCTCCGTCGTGCTGGTAGGCCGCAACAACCGCCAGAACGAGCAACTGACTTTTGAGGTGGCCGCTCCGACGGACCTCTGGTTTCATGCCCAGGAAATTCCCGGCTCCCACGTCGTACTCAAGGTACCGGCGGGCGAGCGCGCCGAAGCTGAAGCGGTGCAACTGGCAGCCAACCTCGCCGCCTACTATAGCCGCGCCCGCCACAGCGCCCACGTCCCTGTGATCTATACCGAGCGCCGCCACGTGCGTAAGCTCAGGGGCGCTCGTCCTGGTCTGGTCACCTTCCGCGACGAAAAGGTCATCTGGGCAGCTCCCGACCAGCTTCCTCCCCAAGCTCCAGAGCCGGAAGTAGATGCACTACGGCATCCGCCGTCACAAAAAAACTACTAA
- a CDS encoding M1 family aminopeptidase has product MVSYREFALAGAKPQYNPDRPGNVEHIALDLVVDLEGKSLAGTCRVQMTLVADWTRSLSLDAVEMQIDRVQVDGAPANFFHDGSVLTVQLVEPVAAGKPLELAITYRVAQPRRGIYFVGPTADYPDKPVQVWTQGEDEDSRFWFPCFDYPGQLATSEIRVQVPGRYRSVSNGLLVSSEEHGPSRIDHWRQEQVHPCYLISLVVAQLSEIQDRWQDVPVPVYVAPGREAEAKRTFARTAEMVGYFSKLFGVRYPFAKYAQTCAVDFIFGGMENTSATTQTDRCLLDEQAAREIRWPEDLISHELIHQWFGDLVVIHHWSHAWLKEGAATYFESLWREHAHGSEDAIYFRYQTAQAYFEEDSSRYRRPIVTNVYKEAIELYDRHLYEKGAMVYHMLRHYLGEAGFFRAIQRFLADNAHRTVETIDLLRAIERATGRNLLPLFEQYVFKGGHPQFKVAYEWDSEASMAKITVEQTQAVDERTALFDLVVQLGFGFADGAAIRLLPVRLQQKQQTICFVFAQPPQVFSFDPGNHLLKTVELEVPVEMLKHQLLHDPDLMGRIFAAQTLANKATPEIVAVLAGVLGDEAAFWGLRAEVALALGKSKKDYAYAALRGAAGTKKIEVRAAILRALAEDRTDETFALLRAWVFDPSYSVSVEAAKAIGKARHSESRALLIDVLEQRDSWNEIVRGAALAGLAELKDDPEAVQAILDRTRSGIVQPLRLAAIRALGTAGEGGENQSILDALTRIAQQSEFSVRRAVIAALSALKSPKALPLLEQIAGEDADGRIRRAALEAIEQIRSELGQDKELKKLREAVESLQQENRSLKSRLDIVESRPKA; this is encoded by the coding sequence ATGGTGTCCTATCGCGAGTTTGCCCTTGCTGGTGCGAAGCCCCAGTACAATCCCGATCGACCCGGCAACGTCGAACACATTGCCCTCGATCTGGTGGTCGATCTAGAGGGCAAATCCCTCGCCGGTACCTGCCGGGTGCAGATGACTCTGGTCGCAGATTGGACCCGCAGCCTCAGCCTCGATGCTGTCGAGATGCAGATCGATCGGGTGCAGGTAGATGGCGCGCCCGCCAATTTTTTTCACGACGGCTCGGTTTTAACCGTACAGCTCGTCGAACCGGTTGCAGCCGGTAAGCCGCTGGAATTGGCGATCACCTACCGGGTCGCCCAGCCGCGCCGGGGCATCTACTTTGTCGGGCCAACTGCGGACTATCCGGACAAGCCTGTGCAGGTCTGGACCCAGGGCGAGGACGAGGATTCGCGCTTCTGGTTTCCCTGCTTCGACTATCCGGGACAGCTTGCCACCTCCGAAATCCGAGTACAGGTGCCGGGCCGCTACCGGAGCGTCTCCAACGGCCTGCTCGTCAGCAGCGAGGAGCACGGCCCCAGCAGAATCGATCACTGGCGGCAGGAGCAGGTGCATCCGTGCTATCTCATCAGCCTGGTGGTGGCCCAGCTGAGCGAAATTCAAGATCGCTGGCAAGACGTTCCGGTACCGGTCTACGTTGCCCCCGGTCGCGAGGCAGAAGCAAAGCGCACCTTCGCCAGAACCGCCGAGATGGTCGGTTACTTCTCGAAACTTTTTGGGGTGCGCTATCCGTTTGCCAAGTACGCACAAACCTGCGCGGTCGATTTTATCTTTGGCGGCATGGAAAATACCAGCGCCACCACCCAGACCGACCGCTGCCTGCTCGATGAACAGGCGGCCAGAGAAATTCGCTGGCCCGAGGATCTGATCTCCCACGAGTTAATCCACCAGTGGTTCGGCGATCTGGTTGTCATCCATCACTGGTCCCACGCCTGGCTCAAGGAGGGGGCGGCTACCTACTTCGAATCGCTCTGGCGCGAGCACGCCCACGGGAGCGAGGATGCCATTTATTTTCGCTACCAGACAGCCCAGGCATACTTTGAAGAAGATAGCAGCCGCTACCGGCGGCCCATCGTCACCAACGTCTACAAGGAGGCGATCGAGCTGTATGACCGCCACCTCTACGAGAAGGGGGCGATGGTCTACCACATGCTGCGCCACTATCTGGGGGAGGCGGGCTTCTTTCGGGCCATCCAGCGCTTTTTGGCTGACAACGCCCACCGCACCGTCGAGACGATCGATCTGTTGCGCGCCATCGAGCGGGCCACCGGGCGCAACCTGCTGCCGCTATTCGAGCAGTACGTCTTCAAGGGCGGCCATCCCCAGTTCAAGGTGGCCTACGAGTGGGACAGCGAAGCCTCGATGGCAAAGATTACCGTCGAGCAGACCCAGGCGGTGGACGAGCGGACGGCGCTCTTCGATCTGGTGGTCCAGTTGGGTTTTGGCTTTGCCGATGGGGCGGCTATCCGCCTGCTGCCGGTGCGCCTTCAGCAAAAACAGCAGACGATCTGCTTTGTCTTTGCCCAGCCGCCGCAGGTCTTCAGCTTCGATCCGGGCAACCACCTGCTTAAAACTGTCGAACTGGAGGTGCCGGTGGAGATGCTCAAGCACCAGCTGCTGCACGACCCGGATCTGATGGGCCGCATCTTTGCGGCCCAGACCCTGGCAAACAAGGCCACCCCCGAGATTGTCGCTGTTCTGGCGGGTGTCCTGGGGGATGAGGCCGCTTTTTGGGGACTGCGCGCCGAGGTGGCCCTTGCCCTGGGTAAGAGCAAAAAAGACTACGCCTACGCCGCCTTGCGCGGGGCAGCCGGCACCAAAAAAATTGAGGTGCGCGCCGCTATCTTGCGGGCGCTGGCGGAGGATCGCACTGACGAGACTTTTGCGCTGCTGCGCGCGTGGGTTTTCGATCCGAGCTACAGCGTCAGCGTCGAGGCTGCGAAGGCAATCGGCAAAGCCAGACACAGCGAGTCGCGGGCACTACTCATCGATGTACTGGAGCAGCGCGACTCCTGGAATGAGATCGTGCGCGGGGCGGCCCTTGCCGGGCTCGCCGAACTCAAGGACGACCCCGAGGCGGTCCAGGCGATTTTAGATCGCACCCGCTCCGGCATCGTCCAGCCGCTGCGGCTGGCGGCAATCCGCGCCCTCGGGACCGCAGGCGAAGGCGGTGAGAACCAGTCCATCCTCGACGCCCTCACCCGCATCGCCCAGCAAAGCGAGTTCTCGGTCCGCCGGGCGGTGATCGCTGCTTTGAGCGCCCTCAAGTCCCCAAAGGCCCTGCCGCTGCTGGAGCAGATCGCAGGCGAAGACGCCGATGGCCGGATCCGGCGCGCCGCCCTCGAAGCGATCGAACAGATCCGCTCCGAACTGGGTCAAGACAAAGAGTTAAAAAAGCTGCGCGAGGCTGTCGAGAGCCTGCAGCAAGAAAACCGTTCCCTCAAAAGCCGACTGGACATCGTCGAGAGCCGCCCAAAAGCGTAG